One Sagittula stellata E-37 genomic window carries:
- a CDS encoding GNAT family N-acetyltransferase codes for MIHLKPDLSRLFSVLDTTWPAAARVETGPWTLREGRGGGKRVSAATARGAWRVDDLTAAETAMRLMGQPALFMIRPGDETLDIALEAQGYDRVDPTNLWLAPIDHLTDLKLPRVSAFAIWEPLAIMNEIWEDGGIGEARRRVMDRAAQPKTGLFGRVSDRPAGAGFCGIHEGVAMVHALHILSDHRGKALGGWMMRCAALWAARKGARWMACAATAENDAASALYASLHMEVAGQYHYRMYQSEGEDA; via the coding sequence ATGATCCACCTCAAACCCGATCTGTCGCGGCTGTTTTCGGTCCTCGACACGACCTGGCCCGCGGCGGCGCGGGTTGAGACCGGCCCCTGGACCCTGCGCGAGGGGCGGGGCGGCGGCAAGAGGGTGTCGGCGGCCACGGCGCGCGGCGCGTGGCGGGTGGACGACTTGACCGCCGCCGAGACGGCGATGCGGCTGATGGGGCAGCCTGCGCTCTTCATGATCCGGCCCGGGGACGAGACGCTCGACATTGCGCTGGAAGCGCAAGGCTACGACCGGGTCGATCCGACGAACCTTTGGCTGGCGCCGATCGACCACCTGACCGATCTGAAGCTGCCGCGTGTCTCCGCCTTTGCCATCTGGGAGCCGCTGGCGATCATGAACGAGATCTGGGAGGACGGCGGCATCGGCGAGGCGCGGCGCCGGGTGATGGACCGCGCGGCCCAGCCCAAGACCGGCCTTTTCGGGCGGGTGTCCGACCGGCCCGCCGGCGCGGGCTTCTGCGGCATCCACGAAGGCGTGGCCATGGTGCATGCGCTGCACATCCTGTCGGACCATCGCGGCAAGGCGTTGGGAGGATGGATGATGCGGTGCGCCGCACTCTGGGCCGCGCGGAAGGGCGCGCGCTGGATGGCCTGCGCCGCCACCGCAGAAAACGACGCGGCCAGCGCGCTCTATGCCTCGTTGCACATGGAGGTGGCCGGGCAGTACCATTACCGGATGTACCAAAGCGAAGGCGAAGACGCGTGA
- a CDS encoding OmpA family protein encodes MNITRRRADTRRRLAGLAVLVLLCGPARALDLPLPGSSEQTFDTVQDPGVYALPTGPWADDALPTRRIEGRIEVSSWRVPKSGLTSFQLLKPLRDALVAEGFEIVLDCAAAVCGGFDFRFATLVVPAPEMFVSLDDFRFVSAVGPEGGAVSVLTSRGPSDGYVQVIRAGQDVQAEITRDAPALARTSGAAIDPGDIPAALERDGHVTLSDLVFRSGSTDLGGDDIASLDALAQYLSDNPTRRILFVGHTDATGSLEANRGVSLRRAQAAVAYLRSRHDTDAGRIGAEGAGYLAPVASNLTAEGREANRRVEAVLISTE; translated from the coding sequence ATGAATATCACGCGCAGGCGCGCTGATACCCGGCGGCGTCTGGCCGGCCTTGCAGTCCTGGTCCTGCTGTGCGGCCCTGCGCGCGCGCTCGACCTGCCGCTGCCGGGATCGTCCGAGCAGACCTTCGACACCGTGCAGGACCCGGGCGTCTACGCCTTGCCCACCGGGCCATGGGCTGATGACGCCCTGCCCACCCGCCGGATCGAAGGACGGATCGAGGTGTCTTCGTGGCGGGTGCCCAAGTCCGGGCTGACCTCCTTCCAGTTGCTGAAACCGCTGCGCGACGCCTTGGTGGCCGAGGGTTTCGAGATCGTGCTCGACTGCGCGGCGGCGGTCTGTGGCGGCTTCGACTTCCGCTTTGCCACGCTGGTGGTGCCCGCGCCGGAGATGTTCGTCAGTCTCGACGACTTCCGGTTCGTCTCGGCCGTCGGACCGGAGGGCGGCGCCGTATCGGTGCTGACCAGCCGTGGCCCGTCCGATGGGTACGTGCAGGTGATCCGGGCCGGTCAGGACGTGCAGGCCGAGATCACGCGCGACGCCCCTGCCTTGGCACGGACGTCGGGCGCAGCCATCGACCCGGGTGACATTCCCGCCGCGCTGGAGCGGGACGGCCATGTGACCCTGTCGGACCTCGTGTTCCGGTCTGGATCGACTGACCTTGGCGGGGACGACATCGCCTCCCTCGACGCGCTGGCGCAGTACCTTTCCGACAACCCGACCCGGCGCATCCTGTTCGTCGGCCACACGGACGCGACGGGCTCGCTGGAGGCCAACCGGGGTGTCTCTCTGCGCCGGGCGCAGGCCGCGGTGGCCTACCTGCGCAGCCGTCACGACACCGACGCCGGGCGGATCGGGGCGGAGGGCGCGGGTTACCTCGCCCCGGTTGCCAGCAACCTCACCGCCGAGGGGCGGGAGGCCAACCGCCGCGTCGAGGCGGTGCTGATCTCCACCGAATAG
- a CDS encoding type 1 glutamine amidotransferase domain-containing protein, with protein sequence MPNIAEAKVLIISTHGFEQSELEFPRDQLRAKGAEVHVATLDGKAIKGWEGSDWGREAEADLKIEDANPHDYDALVIPGGQINPDLLRVEEPVLALVRTFHDQGKVVAAVCHAPWVLIEAGIVAGRRMTCYTSIRTDLENAGAKVMDTSVVADNGIVTSRQPDDLKDFVSKIVEEIEEGTHGRKAA encoded by the coding sequence ATGCCGAATATCGCAGAAGCAAAAGTACTGATCATCTCCACGCACGGTTTCGAGCAATCGGAACTGGAATTCCCCCGCGACCAGCTGCGCGCCAAGGGTGCCGAGGTGCATGTCGCCACGCTCGACGGCAAGGCGATCAAGGGCTGGGAAGGCTCCGACTGGGGCCGCGAGGCCGAGGCCGACCTGAAGATTGAGGATGCCAACCCGCATGACTACGACGCGCTTGTCATCCCCGGCGGCCAGATCAATCCCGATCTGCTGCGCGTCGAGGAGCCGGTTCTGGCACTGGTGCGTACGTTCCACGACCAGGGCAAAGTTGTCGCCGCGGTCTGCCACGCGCCTTGGGTCCTGATCGAGGCAGGCATCGTCGCCGGTCGCCGGATGACCTGCTACACCTCGATCCGCACGGACCTCGAGAACGCCGGCGCCAAGGTGATGGACACGTCGGTCGTGGCCGACAACGGCATCGTCACCAGCCGCCAGCCCGACGACCTGAAGGACTTCGTGTCGAAGATCGTCGAGGAGATCGAGGAAGGCACCCACGGTCGCAAAGCCGCCTGA
- a CDS encoding LysR family transcriptional regulator has product MDRLTEMEAFATVVDQGGFTDAAKKMGISKSAVSKHVSSLEARLGARLLNRTTRRVSPTEIGLAYYDRARRVLNDAGEADALVTSMQSAPSGLLRISVATDFGVNHLSPVLGEFLAEFPDITVNMVLNNRYVELISEGFDMAVRIGELEDSTLRARKLTETTKRMIASPSYFQKYGRPSRIDDLNEHKLLHYSNQASGNVWKLTAPSGEKRQVRTAGWLTVNDGQSLLNACIAGLGIAYLPSYLYHDAMEQGLVEDAIPDLPMEMQGVYAVYPPGRFTQPKVRAFIDFLVHAFAEKGPQKW; this is encoded by the coding sequence ATGGATCGTCTGACCGAAATGGAAGCATTCGCCACGGTGGTGGACCAGGGAGGGTTCACCGATGCGGCAAAGAAGATGGGTATTTCCAAGTCGGCCGTGTCCAAGCACGTATCGAGTTTGGAAGCGCGTCTTGGCGCCCGCCTTCTGAACCGGACGACACGGCGGGTTTCCCCGACGGAAATCGGGCTGGCGTATTACGACCGCGCCCGTCGCGTCCTGAACGACGCGGGAGAGGCCGACGCGCTTGTCACCTCGATGCAGTCGGCGCCCTCCGGCCTGTTGCGGATCAGCGTGGCGACCGATTTCGGGGTGAACCACCTGAGCCCCGTGCTGGGTGAATTTCTGGCCGAATTCCCGGACATCACCGTGAACATGGTGTTGAACAACCGCTACGTCGAACTCATCTCCGAAGGCTTCGACATGGCCGTGCGCATCGGCGAGCTGGAGGACAGCACCCTGCGTGCGCGCAAGCTGACCGAGACGACGAAGCGCATGATCGCCTCGCCCTCCTATTTCCAGAAATACGGGCGACCTTCGCGGATCGACGACCTGAACGAACATAAGCTGCTGCATTATTCCAACCAGGCCTCCGGCAACGTGTGGAAGCTGACCGCGCCCTCGGGCGAGAAACGGCAGGTGCGCACGGCGGGCTGGCTGACTGTCAACGACGGGCAGTCCCTTCTGAACGCGTGCATCGCCGGTCTGGGCATCGCCTACCTGCCGTCCTACCTCTATCACGACGCGATGGAGCAGGGGCTGGTCGAGGATGCGATCCCCGATCTGCCGATGGAAATGCAGGGTGTATACGCCGTGTATCCGCCGGGCCGCTTCACGCAGCCCAAGGTCCGCGCCTTCATCGATTTCCTTGTGCATGCCTTTGCCGAAAAGGGCCCGCAGAAGTGGTAA
- a CDS encoding peroxidase-related enzyme (This protein belongs to a clade of uncharacterized proteins related to peroxidases such as the alkylhydroperoxidase AhpD.) yields MTDTRPTALNLPMMDPLPEATQKYFDVCRDKLGMVPNVLKAYAFDVDKLNAFTAMYNDLMLADSGLSKLEREMIAVVVSSVNKCFYCLTAHGAAVRQLSGDPKLGEMLVMNWRVADLSERQHAMLWFAEKMTKASAEIGDYDREALRDAGFTDRDIWDIANVAGFFNMTNRVASATDMRPNDEYHAQAR; encoded by the coding sequence GTGACAGACACCAGACCCACGGCCCTGAACCTGCCCATGATGGACCCCCTGCCGGAGGCGACGCAGAAATACTTCGACGTTTGCCGGGACAAACTTGGCATGGTGCCGAACGTGCTGAAGGCCTATGCCTTCGACGTCGACAAGCTGAACGCCTTCACCGCCATGTACAACGACCTGATGCTGGCGGACTCCGGCCTGAGCAAGCTGGAGCGCGAGATGATCGCGGTCGTCGTCTCTTCGGTGAACAAGTGCTTTTACTGCCTGACCGCCCATGGCGCCGCCGTCCGGCAACTGTCGGGCGATCCGAAACTGGGCGAGATGCTGGTGATGAACTGGCGCGTGGCCGACCTGTCGGAACGCCAGCACGCGATGCTCTGGTTCGCCGAGAAGATGACGAAAGCCAGCGCCGAGATCGGCGACTACGACCGCGAGGCGTTGCGCGATGCGGGCTTCACCGACCGCGACATCTGGGACATCGCCAATGTGGCGGGGTTTTTCAACATGACGAACCGCGTCGCGTCTGCCACGGACATGCGCCCGAACGATGAATATCACGCGCAGGCGCGCTGA
- a CDS encoding competence/damage-inducible protein A, producing MPNPTAAMLVIGDEILSGRTRDSNMHHLAQEFTRHGIDLREVRMVSDDRAAIVAAVNALRHGFDHVVTSGGIGPTHDDITAPCVAEAFGVPISVREDARAILQAHYDRSGTEMNEARLRMARIPDGATLIDNPISAAPGFSLGNVHVMAGVPQIFEAMVASLLSTLVGGAPLLSQTLRVQRGEGMVAEPLGALAEEFSDLQFGSYPFQKDGAFGTNVVVRGTDAGRLDAAMTRLNALFGD from the coding sequence ATGCCCAATCCCACCGCCGCCATGCTGGTGATCGGGGACGAGATCCTGTCAGGCCGGACGCGCGACAGCAACATGCACCACCTCGCGCAGGAATTCACCCGGCACGGCATCGACCTGCGCGAAGTGCGCATGGTCTCCGACGACCGGGCGGCGATCGTGGCGGCGGTCAACGCGCTGCGCCATGGCTTCGACCATGTGGTGACCTCGGGCGGGATCGGGCCGACGCACGACGACATCACCGCGCCCTGCGTGGCCGAGGCCTTCGGCGTGCCGATCTCGGTCAGGGAGGATGCGCGCGCGATCCTGCAGGCGCATTACGACCGTTCCGGCACCGAGATGAACGAGGCGCGCCTCAGAATGGCGCGCATTCCGGACGGCGCGACGCTGATCGACAATCCGATTTCCGCCGCCCCCGGCTTCAGTCTCGGCAACGTGCATGTCATGGCGGGCGTGCCGCAGATCTTCGAGGCGATGGTCGCGAGCCTGCTGTCCACCCTCGTTGGCGGCGCGCCGCTGCTGTCGCAGACCCTGCGCGTCCAGCGCGGCGAGGGCATGGTGGCGGAGCCGCTCGGGGCGCTGGCCGAGGAGTTCTCGGACCTGCAGTTCGGGTCCTACCCGTTCCAGAAGGACGGTGCCTTCGGAACAAACGTGGTCGTGCGCGGCACCGATGCCGGGCGGCTCGACGCCGCGATGACTCGGCTCAATGCCCTTTTCGGCGATTGA
- the creD gene encoding cell envelope integrity protein CreD, producing the protein MLRSSGRRFLIVGLLTLLMFIPLFFAAEVIDSRKSYSEATIDSVGEEWGGRQYVYGPQLVIPVETTVTRVASRPKIDPETGVVQTDPETGDDLFERFRETVQEASAPVHLLPEAFDVDIATQTQERRRGIFRVPVYTAQVDAGFDFDTAAAERLIGPDQRLRWDRAEVWFGVYNNRSLRGEARLEEGGEALPLEPMSQRSGVKALVGDPRARDRYDMRLGMNGAQLMMVSPVGRTSRVTMTSDWPHPSFTGAFLPDGSTVTEDGFTAEWTIPHLARSMPQAGLDDPDDAARRTTFGVEYLTPNDFYQKAYRAARYGILFIALTFLTILLTERGTGRPAHPVQYILAGLAQTTFVLLMVSYAEHLGFALAYALSSAAVIGLLTLFGVVALNLGRRALVLGAMLVVVYGVLYLILRSADYALLAGSTLAFLALALTMIVTRNEDWYGPDAGKPKQRRPFLGTTSEAPPPPATEG; encoded by the coding sequence ATGCTCAGATCATCGGGGCGACGGTTCCTGATCGTCGGCCTTCTCACCCTTCTCATGTTCATCCCCCTGTTCTTCGCGGCGGAGGTCATCGATTCCCGGAAGTCCTATTCTGAGGCGACGATCGACAGCGTCGGCGAGGAGTGGGGTGGCCGTCAGTACGTCTATGGCCCGCAGCTTGTCATCCCGGTGGAGACCACCGTGACGCGGGTGGCGTCGCGGCCGAAGATCGACCCGGAGACAGGTGTGGTGCAGACCGACCCGGAGACCGGCGATGACCTGTTCGAGCGGTTCCGGGAGACCGTGCAGGAGGCAAGCGCGCCGGTGCACCTGCTGCCCGAGGCCTTCGACGTCGACATCGCGACGCAGACGCAGGAACGGCGGCGCGGGATCTTCCGGGTGCCGGTCTATACGGCACAGGTCGATGCCGGTTTCGATTTCGACACCGCCGCGGCAGAGCGCCTGATCGGCCCCGACCAGCGGCTGCGCTGGGATCGGGCAGAGGTCTGGTTCGGCGTCTACAACAACCGGTCCCTGCGCGGCGAAGCGCGGCTGGAAGAGGGTGGCGAAGCGCTGCCGCTGGAACCCATGTCGCAGCGCTCTGGCGTGAAGGCGCTGGTCGGCGACCCGAGGGCGCGGGACCGCTACGACATGCGCCTCGGGATGAACGGCGCGCAGCTCATGATGGTGTCGCCGGTGGGGCGCACCTCTCGTGTCACGATGACCAGCGACTGGCCGCATCCGTCGTTCACCGGCGCCTTCCTTCCGGATGGGTCCACCGTGACCGAGGACGGCTTTACCGCCGAATGGACGATCCCGCATCTGGCGCGGTCGATGCCGCAGGCCGGGCTGGACGATCCCGACGACGCGGCGCGCCGCACCACCTTCGGGGTGGAATACCTGACGCCCAACGACTTCTACCAGAAAGCCTATCGGGCGGCGCGCTACGGCATCCTGTTCATCGCGCTGACCTTCCTGACGATCCTGTTGACCGAACGCGGCACCGGGCGGCCCGCGCACCCCGTGCAGTACATTCTGGCCGGTCTGGCGCAGACGACCTTCGTTTTGCTGATGGTATCCTACGCCGAACACCTGGGCTTTGCGCTGGCCTACGCGCTGTCGAGCGCGGCGGTGATCGGTCTGCTGACGCTGTTCGGGGTCGTGGCACTGAACCTGGGCCGCCGCGCCCTGGTGCTGGGCGCGATGCTGGTGGTGGTTTACGGGGTGCTCTACCTGATCCTGCGCTCGGCGGATTACGCCCTGCTGGCGGGCTCGACGCTGGCCTTCCTCGCGCTGGCGCTGACCATGATCGTCACCCGCAACGAGGACTGGTACGGCCCCGACGCGGGCAAGCCGAAACAGCGCCGGCCCTTCCTGGGCACCACGTCCGAGGCGCCGCCGCCTCCCGCCACGGAAGGCTGA